A genomic window from Tolypothrix sp. PCC 7910 includes:
- the sppA gene encoding signal peptide peptidase SppA, which translates to MRTFFQQTFASLVGSLLGLIIFSGIGATGLFLLLFAAASSKDTGPEVKEKSMIVFDLSMNITDGEPKTDGFIQKVVSGVEENRMGLRSVLDTLEKARRDPRIVGIYLDASQAGSNGAGYASLKEIRQELQKFRAAGKKVIAYGKDWEEKDYYLSSVADTVVLNPLGMMEVNGLSSQPMFLAGALEKYGIGVQVVRVGKFKGAVEPFILKQLSPENREQTQKLLDDVWREWRNAVGASRKIEPQKVQAIADNQAVLEAPQAKSNGLVDRVAYLDEVVSDLKKLTDSDKDDKTFRQISLSEYAQVPGKSLGLERKSKNKIAVVYAEGEIVDGKGGDGEVGGDRYAKIFNKLRQDDDVKAVILRVNSPGGSATAAEVMQREVRLTRQVKPVVVSMGDVAASGGYWIASDSNRIFAEPNTITGSIGVFGLLFNGQKLANDHGVTWDSVKTGRYADSQTVSRPKSPEELALYQRSVNRIYNMFLNKVSQGRKLPGTRVAEIAQGRVWSGTAAKEIGLVDEIGGLSAAIEYAAKQAKLGKDWQVKEYPQNTSFEERFFGISTQEARSVLGIPKAQVQQSNPLTAEFAKLQEELSVMQKMNDPQGVYARLPFNLKIE; encoded by the coding sequence ATGCGTACTTTTTTTCAACAAACCTTTGCCAGCTTGGTTGGCAGCTTATTAGGACTTATTATTTTCAGTGGTATTGGTGCTACTGGACTATTTTTATTGCTATTTGCAGCTGCTAGTTCTAAAGATACGGGGCCGGAAGTCAAAGAGAAATCTATGATTGTTTTTGACTTATCAATGAACATCACCGATGGCGAACCCAAAACTGATGGCTTTATTCAGAAGGTAGTCTCAGGTGTAGAAGAAAACAGAATGGGACTTCGCAGCGTTTTGGATACTTTAGAAAAGGCGCGACGCGATCCGCGAATTGTCGGTATTTACCTAGATGCAAGCCAGGCTGGAAGTAATGGTGCAGGGTATGCATCCTTAAAGGAAATTCGCCAAGAATTGCAGAAATTTCGTGCGGCGGGGAAAAAGGTAATAGCCTATGGTAAAGACTGGGAGGAAAAGGATTATTATCTCAGTTCCGTAGCAGATACCGTTGTCCTGAATCCCTTGGGGATGATGGAAGTTAACGGTTTAAGTTCTCAGCCGATGTTTCTGGCTGGTGCATTAGAGAAATACGGGATTGGCGTGCAGGTTGTGCGCGTCGGGAAATTTAAAGGCGCAGTTGAACCGTTTATTTTGAAACAACTGAGTCCAGAAAACCGCGAACAAACTCAGAAATTGTTAGATGATGTTTGGCGAGAATGGCGTAATGCTGTAGGTGCAAGTCGCAAAATCGAACCCCAAAAAGTGCAGGCGATCGCAGATAATCAAGCAGTATTAGAAGCACCACAAGCGAAGTCTAATGGCTTAGTAGATCGGGTAGCTTATCTTGATGAAGTGGTTAGCGATTTGAAAAAGTTAACCGATAGCGATAAAGATGATAAAACTTTCCGCCAAATTAGCCTGAGTGAATACGCCCAAGTTCCTGGTAAATCATTAGGTCTAGAACGCAAATCGAAGAATAAAATTGCTGTAGTCTATGCAGAAGGCGAGATAGTGGATGGTAAAGGCGGCGATGGCGAAGTTGGAGGCGATCGCTATGCGAAAATATTCAACAAACTCCGCCAAGACGATGATGTCAAAGCTGTGATTTTGCGGGTTAATAGTCCTGGTGGTAGCGCCACCGCCGCCGAAGTTATGCAACGCGAAGTGCGACTGACTCGCCAAGTCAAACCAGTAGTAGTTTCTATGGGAGATGTCGCCGCCTCTGGTGGTTACTGGATTGCTAGCGATTCTAACCGGATTTTTGCGGAACCCAATACAATTACAGGTTCCATTGGCGTATTTGGCTTACTTTTTAACGGACAAAAATTAGCCAATGATCACGGTGTTACCTGGGATTCTGTGAAAACTGGGCGCTATGCAGATAGTCAAACTGTTTCTCGACCTAAATCGCCTGAAGAGTTAGCACTTTATCAGCGCAGTGTTAACCGCATTTACAATATGTTCCTCAATAAAGTCTCTCAAGGTCGCAAACTCCCAGGAACCAGAGTAGCAGAGATTGCTCAAGGCAGAGTTTGGTCTGGTACAGCCGCCAAAGAAATTGGTTTAGTCGATGAAATTGGCGGTTTGAGTGCAGCAATAGAATATGCAGCCAAACAAGCAAAACTCGGTAAAGATTGGCAAGTCAAAGAATATCCGCAAAATACCAGCTTTGAAGAACGCTTTTTTGGCATATCCACCCAAGAAGCGCGCAGTGTTTTAGGAATTCCCAAGGCGCAAGTCCAACAATCCAATCCCCTCACCGCAGAATTTGCCAAACTCCAAGAAGAATTATCAGTTATGCAAAAAATGAACGATCCCCAAGGAGTGTACGCACGTTTACCCTTTAACCTCAAAATTGAGTAG
- the fni gene encoding type 2 isopentenyl-diphosphate Delta-isomerase has translation MNVPTSISAQTQSRKAEHIRICLEEDVQCHEITSGLERYRFSHSCLPELDRNDIDISTNFLGKHLGAPLLISSMTGGTEEAGIINRRLAEVAQEYKIAMGVGSQRVAVEKPQVADTFAVRKYAPDVLLLANLGAVQLNYKYGLAECLRVIEILEADALILHLNPLQECIQPKGDTNFRGLLDKICILCNELPVPVIVKEVGNGISAVMAEKLLAAGVKAIDVAGAGGTSWAKVESERADNALQRRLGKTFADWGLPTADCITAIRAIAPDVPLIASGGLRHGLDVAKAIALGANIAGLAMPFLQAAALSEAAVKDLVEVLIAEITTVLFCTGNATLEQLKLSGSLQRIQ, from the coding sequence GTTCCTACCAGCATCTCGGCACAAACTCAGTCTCGGAAAGCGGAACATATTCGTATTTGTTTAGAAGAAGATGTTCAATGTCACGAAATAACTAGTGGATTGGAACGCTATCGTTTCAGCCATTCTTGTTTACCAGAATTAGACCGCAATGATATTGATATCAGTACTAATTTCTTGGGAAAACATCTCGGCGCGCCTCTGCTTATCTCTTCTATGACAGGGGGAACTGAAGAAGCGGGAATTATTAACCGCCGCTTGGCAGAAGTGGCTCAAGAGTACAAAATTGCTATGGGTGTGGGTTCCCAGCGTGTAGCGGTGGAGAAACCCCAGGTGGCTGATACTTTTGCGGTTCGCAAGTATGCTCCTGATGTTCTGTTATTGGCAAATTTGGGAGCTGTGCAACTTAATTATAAATATGGTTTAGCTGAATGTCTGCGCGTCATCGAGATTCTGGAAGCGGATGCTTTGATTTTGCACCTCAATCCCCTACAAGAATGCATTCAACCCAAAGGCGATACGAATTTTCGGGGCTTGCTTGACAAGATATGTATATTATGCAATGAACTGCCTGTACCAGTGATAGTTAAGGAAGTAGGTAATGGGATTTCCGCAGTAATGGCAGAGAAACTGCTAGCGGCGGGAGTTAAGGCGATTGATGTGGCGGGAGCAGGGGGTACCTCTTGGGCTAAAGTGGAAAGCGAACGGGCGGATAATGCTTTGCAACGTCGTTTAGGCAAGACTTTTGCTGATTGGGGTTTACCAACAGCCGATTGTATTACAGCAATTCGTGCGATCGCACCGGATGTACCATTAATCGCTTCAGGTGGGTTGCGTCATGGCTTGGATGTGGCAAAAGCGATCGCACTAGGAGCAAATATCGCCGGTTTAGCAATGCCATTTTTGCAAGCAGCAGCTTTATCCGAAGCCGCAGTGAAGGATTTAGTTGAGGTATTAATTGCCGAAATTACAACAGTTTTATTCTGTACTGGTAACGCAACTTTAGAACAATTAAAGCTTTCTGGAAGTTTACAACGGATACAATAG
- a CDS encoding dienelactone hydrolase family protein, translating to MQIVKRNVELRVDDSLMRVYVASPKPRGTYPGIVFYSDIYQLGGAMIRLVNYLAGFGYVVAAPEIFHRTEAIGHVIEPDDLGRMRGNDNARRTAIAAYDADTRAVIDFLKADSAVAPGKIGTLGFCIGGHLAFRAAFESEIKAVACCYPTGIPSGKLGQGVADTITRIAEITGEMLMVFGTLDPHIPESDRHTLITAMENAGIPHQVLLYEAEHTFMRDDGYRHDSAAATSAWSAITAFFENIFATVN from the coding sequence GTGCAGATAGTTAAACGCAATGTTGAGTTAAGAGTCGATGACAGTTTAATGCGCGTTTATGTCGCATCTCCCAAACCAAGGGGAACCTATCCAGGGATTGTATTTTATAGCGATATTTACCAGTTAGGTGGTGCAATGATTCGTTTGGTCAACTACCTGGCTGGTTTTGGTTATGTAGTTGCAGCACCAGAAATTTTTCACCGCACTGAAGCCATCGGTCACGTGATTGAGCCAGATGATTTGGGGAGAATGCGGGGTAATGACAATGCACGCCGCACTGCGATCGCAGCTTATGATGCAGATACTCGTGCTGTGATTGATTTTCTGAAAGCTGACAGTGCTGTTGCTCCCGGAAAAATCGGCACTCTCGGCTTTTGTATTGGTGGTCACTTAGCCTTTCGCGCCGCCTTTGAAAGTGAAATTAAAGCAGTAGCTTGTTGTTACCCTACAGGCATTCCCAGTGGTAAGTTAGGTCAGGGAGTCGCTGATACCATCACACGCATAGCAGAAATCACAGGCGAAATGCTGATGGTATTTGGCACCCTTGACCCTCATATCCCAGAAAGCGATCGCCACACTTTAATTACAGCAATGGAAAATGCTGGTATCCCGCATCAAGTTCTCTTGTACGAAGCAGAACATACTTTCATGCGTGACGACGGTTATCGCCATGATTCCGCTGCTGCTACCTCCGCTTGGTCAGCAATCACAGCTTTCTTTGAAAACATATTTGCAACTGTAAATTAA